One Salinimonas marina DNA segment encodes these proteins:
- a CDS encoding uroporphyrinogen-III C-methyltransferase, whose protein sequence is MADNENKSQGEKTPEKAAGKSASAKAATPKARTEETSGGRTEKAPAPEPGNKTRVRQTNRSSSKFLWVVVIITLLLVIALAGAGYWYWQQQGTQRTDLAKKQQQQIAQLGSVEQQNQQLREQLLQLQQSKEQLAATVSQLADKTEAIARQSDQALAEISNMEGKRPADWLLAEADYLVRMAGRKVWLEKDIRTALMLLKNADTRLSELADPSVLPVRELIAKDIQTLRQINPVSRTSVALAVSGMLSQVNNLPLDTFEKPAAQQSSELSESPADWQQNLKQVWRNIVDDFISVERTDTPVEPVMSKQEQWLNREQLKLQLMQAQSAAIAAQSKLYEQSLQNALQLLINQYDIEDAAVKGFINSVQNLLETDVSQQLPEALQSADPLQRLLDKRVDSAFGRGDRAS, encoded by the coding sequence ATGGCGGATAACGAAAACAAATCCCAGGGCGAAAAGACCCCTGAAAAAGCAGCCGGCAAATCGGCATCGGCAAAAGCAGCCACGCCCAAAGCGCGCACCGAGGAAACCAGCGGCGGTCGCACCGAAAAAGCGCCTGCCCCTGAGCCGGGCAATAAGACCCGGGTCAGGCAGACCAACAGATCATCTTCAAAATTTTTGTGGGTGGTGGTTATCATCACCTTGTTGCTGGTCATCGCCCTTGCCGGGGCGGGTTACTGGTACTGGCAACAGCAAGGCACGCAGCGCACTGATCTGGCGAAGAAACAGCAACAGCAAATTGCACAGCTGGGTAGTGTAGAACAGCAAAATCAGCAATTGCGTGAGCAGCTGCTGCAGCTGCAGCAAAGCAAAGAGCAGCTGGCGGCCACCGTCAGCCAGTTGGCCGATAAAACCGAGGCAATTGCTCGCCAAAGTGATCAGGCTCTGGCTGAAATCAGCAACATGGAAGGCAAGCGCCCGGCCGACTGGCTGTTGGCCGAAGCCGACTATCTGGTGCGCATGGCAGGCCGAAAAGTCTGGCTTGAAAAAGACATCCGTACCGCGCTGATGCTGCTTAAAAATGCAGATACGCGTTTGAGTGAGCTGGCTGATCCTTCGGTGCTGCCGGTACGTGAATTGATTGCCAAAGACATCCAGACCCTGCGCCAGATTAATCCGGTTTCACGCACCTCGGTGGCCCTGGCGGTCTCGGGGATGCTCAGTCAGGTAAACAACCTGCCGCTGGACACCTTTGAAAAACCTGCGGCCCAGCAATCCAGCGAATTATCAGAGTCGCCGGCCGACTGGCAGCAAAACCTCAAACAGGTGTGGCGTAACATTGTGGATGACTTTATTTCGGTAGAACGCACCGATACCCCGGTAGAACCCGTGATGAGCAAACAGGAGCAATGGCTGAACCGCGAACAATTGAAACTGCAACTGATGCAGGCGCAATCAGCGGCGATTGCTGCCCAATCCAAGCTCTATGAGCAGTCTTTGCAAAATGCATTGCAACTGCTTATTAATCAATATGATATTGAAGATGCAGCGGTAAAAGGGTTTATCAACAGCGTGCAGAACCTGCTGGAAACCGATGTTAGCCAGCAGCTGCCAGAGGCGTTACAAAGCGCCGATCCGTTACAGCGCTTGCTCGACAAACGCGTCGATAGCGCCTTTGGACGCGGAGACCGTGCCTCATGA
- a CDS encoding uroporphyrinogen-III synthase has protein sequence MYLLTRPAPNLEKSQQAFDALGIKVSVLGLNDIAFMKGADDKLALMLKQHSADILIFTSQFAVEACASALSAAVTVPVLAVGKGTAQALAKHGIAAEVPEQPTSEGLLALPQLIDANQRQVVIIKGKAGRTTLADTLMERGASVLPMPVYQRVIPSVFRQTNYWQWSDVKGIIATSEEMTRQLFDRLNNTELTRQRWLTVSTRVADVIRSYGVTDVEVAAGASDTQLGQWIKDNWE, from the coding sequence ATGTATTTATTGACGCGCCCGGCGCCTAATCTGGAAAAAAGTCAGCAGGCCTTTGATGCACTGGGCATTAAAGTCAGTGTGTTAGGCCTCAATGATATTGCCTTTATGAAAGGGGCAGACGATAAACTGGCGTTAATGCTCAAACAGCACAGCGCCGATATCCTGATTTTCACCAGCCAGTTTGCGGTTGAAGCCTGCGCCTCGGCGCTGTCAGCCGCGGTCACTGTGCCAGTGCTGGCGGTCGGAAAAGGCACGGCCCAGGCGCTGGCTAAGCATGGCATTGCAGCGGAGGTACCGGAGCAGCCTACCTCGGAAGGATTATTGGCATTGCCGCAGTTAATAGATGCAAATCAGCGCCAAGTGGTTATTATTAAAGGTAAGGCTGGTCGAACCACTTTAGCCGACACGCTAATGGAACGTGGCGCTTCGGTGCTGCCTATGCCGGTCTATCAGCGGGTGATCCCGTCGGTATTCCGGCAAACAAACTATTGGCAGTGGTCTGACGTAAAAGGCATTATCGCCACCAGCGAAGAGATGACCCGGCAGTTGTTTGACCGGTTAAACAATACCGAGCTTACCCGCCAGCGCTGGCTCACCGTCAGTACTCGGGTGGCGGATGTGATTCGTAGCTACGGAGTCACGGATGTAGAGGTTGCCGCGGGTGCCAGCGACACACAACTGGGCCAGTGGATAAAGGATAATTGGGAGTGA